One genomic region from Argentina anserina chromosome 2, drPotAnse1.1, whole genome shotgun sequence encodes:
- the LOC126782927 gene encoding syntaxin-32, whose translation MHAKGTSFRDRTEEFQKYAATLKKSFSSAPGPESSHNGPSSGSRFQENQAAVSSKSEFNLRAARIGKGIHSTSQKLSKLTQLAKRSTVFNDPRKEIEELTTVIKQDITALNSAVVDLQLLSNSRKESGNISSDSTSHSTTVVDDLKNRLMTTTKEFKEVLTLRTENLKVHENRRQQYSSTASKEPTNPFVRQRPLATRSAASSSSASPPPWANGSASSSQLFPKKEPDGEGQPLLQQQHQQQQQQMVPYQDSYMQSRAEALQNVESTIHELSNIFNQLATLVSEQGEVAIRIDENMEDTLANVEGAQGQLLKYLSSISSNRWLMIKIFFILIFFLMVFLFFVA comes from the exons ATGCATGCCAAGGGTACTTCGTTTCGGGATCGGACAGAGGAGTTTCAGAAGTATGCTGCCACGTTAAAGAAGTCGTTCTCGTCGGCGCCGGGGCCGGAGTCGTCGCATAATGGGCCGAGTAGTGGATCGAGATTCCAGGAAAATCAAGCGGCGGTGTCGAGTAAATCCGAGTTTAATCTGAGGGCTGCCAGAATTGGCAAAGGGATACACTCGACGTCGCAGAAGCTTTCAAAACTGACACAAT TGGCGAAGAGGAGTACTGTTTTTAATGATCCAAGAAAGGAAATTGAGGAGCTGACAACAGTAATCAAGCAGGATATTACTGCACTCAACTCTGCAGTGGTAGACCTTCAGCTCCTATCTAACTCCAGAAAAGAAAGTGGGAATATTTCTAGTGACTCAACTAGTCATTCGACCACAGTTGTCGATGACCTAAAAAACCGGCTTATGACCACCACAAAAGAGTTCAAAGAAGTCCTCACCTTGCGAACTGAG AATTTGAAGGTTCACGAGAATAGAAGACAACAGTATTCATCTACTGCCTCCAAGGAACCCACAAATCCTTTTGTTCGGCAGCGTCCACTGGCTACCAGGTCAGCTGCTAGTTCTTCAAGTGCATCTCCTCCTCCATGGGCCAATGGATCAGCATCGTCCTCGCAGCTGTTCCCAAa GAAAGAGCCAGATGGGGAGGGTCAACCATTGCTCCAGCAACAGcatcagcagcagcaacaacagATGGTTCCGTATCAAGACAGTTACATGCAGAGTAGAGCtgaagctttgcaaaatgttgaGTCCACCATTCATGAGCTGAGTAATATTTTCAACCAGCTGGCGACATTGGTTTCTGAGCAAGGGGAAGTTGCCATCAG AATTGATGAGAACATGGAAGACACATTGGCGAATGTAGAGGGCGCACAAGGGCAATTGCTGAAGTATCTGAGTAGCATATCATCAAATAGGTGGTTGATGATCAAGATATtctttatattaatttttttcctcATGGTTTTCCTATTTTTTGTGGCATAA